DNA sequence from the Myxococcus guangdongensis genome:
AGCGCGATGGGCGCCTCGCCCAGGCGGATCAACCGCTCCGCCATGCCCTCCACGCGCCGGCTCAGCCCCTCCGTCTCCGAACCCCGCGCCGTCTCCGCCAACAGCGCCTGGAACGCATCCAGCGCCTCAATCAGCGTGTCGAGCACCGCGTCGTCCAGCAGCAGCTTGCCCAGCCGGAGCCGGTCGAGCAGGTCCTCCGTCCCATGCGCCAGCCGGGAGATGCGCTCCTGGCCGAACAGCCCCGCCAGGCCCTTGAGCGAGTGCGCCGCGCGGAAGATGCCATTGACCCGCTCCGGGTCCGCCTCGTGGCCGCGCCGCTCGTCCAGCACCAGCAGGTCCTTGCCGAGCGCCTCGAGAATCTCGGTCGCCTCGGCCACGAACTCGGCCAGGGCCTTGCTCGGAGGACTCACGGCAGCTTCAGGTACCGGCGCAAGAGCCCCTCGAGACTGCCGGGCTGGAACGGTTTGACCAGGTACTCCGCCGCCCCCAACGCCATGCCCCGCTCGCGGTCCTGCTCCCGCCCCTCCGTGGTGATGATGAAGAGCGGCACGTCGCGGTAGTTGGGGTTCTTCTTGACGAAGTTGATGAGCTCCAGCCCGTTGATGTCGGGCATGTTGATGTCGGTGATGATGAGGTCGAAGCGGTGACGCGGCAGCAGCTTCAGCGCCTCGAAGCCGCTGGACGTCACGACGGCCTCGATGCCATCCACCGCCTCCACCGTCGACGCGATGTATTCGCGCGACGCCTTGGAGTCCTCGACAATCAACACCTTGACACGCATGCGTGCACGCCCCGGACGGTCTCCCGATGCTAACAGAAGGCCTGCCCGGTCGCCGAGCTTCAGCCCTTCCTGCCTGGTAGGAGCCGGACGAGCCCCTTGTCCGTCAGAAGGGCCACCCGTCCGCCCTTGAACGCGGGCAGGAAGCCCTTCTGGAAGGCCTCCGCCCGCGCCGCGTCGTCCAGCGAACCGCCGCCGGGGATTTCCAGCGCCACCGACGCCACCTTGGCCCGGCTGAGCACCTTGCCCGCCTCGGCCAGCGCCTCGTGGAGCCCCTGGGCGTCCAGCGCCTTCCGGGCCCCCAGGCCCACGACGAAGATGCGCGGCACCTCCAGCTTCCCGTCCGCGGGCAACAGGAGCCAGTCGTCCTTCACGCCGGAGAAGAAGCCGCCCTTGAGCACCCGCGACAACACACCGCACAGCCGCCAGTCCACGTAGCCCGCGGTGGCCGGCAACGGGCGATCATCCTCGGCCACGAACAGGCACAGGGCGTCCACGCCCGTCAGCGAGTCCAGCCCCTCCATCCCGATGTCGTGCGTCGTCGTCTGGCTCACCGCGGTTGCTCCTCGGCTCGGGACTTCAGTCCTTCTTGAGCGCCACCGCCACCCGGTCCAACAGGCCGTTGACGAAGGCGCTGGACTCCTCCGTCCCGAAGTTCTTCCCCAGCTCCACCGCCTCGTTGATGGTGACCTTGCGGGGGATGTCCGGACGGTACTTCAGCTCGAAGATGCCCACGCGCAGCACGTTGCGGTCGATGCGGGACATGCGGTCCAGCCGCCAGTTGTGGCTGTGCGACTCGATGAGCCGGTCAATCTCCGCGCGGTGGCCCTGCACGCCGTCCACCAGCTCGCGGGCGAACTTCACCGCGTCGGGGTCCCGCTTCGGCTCCTCGGCCTCGGCGGAGGCGGTCCACGCCGACTCCAGCGCCTCGTACACCGACGTCCCCGGCGTCATCTCCAACTGGTAGAGCGCCTGCAACGCCCGCTCACGTCCCGTTCTGCGCGCGCCCATGGACTAGCCCTTCCTCGCGTCGAGCGCGGGGATGCGCGCATACAGGTTCACCATCTCGATGCAGGCCAGCGTGGCCTCGGCGCCCTTGTTGCCCGCCTTCACGCCCGCCCGGTCGATGGCCTGCTCCACCGTGTCGGTGGTCAGCACGCCGAACGTCACCGACGTCGCGGGGTTGGCCGCCGCCGCGTTGAAGGCCACCGCGCCGATGCCCTTGGCGCACTCGCCGGCCACGTAGTCGAAGTGGGGCGTGCCGCCACGGATGACGGCGCCCAGGGCGATGACGCCCACGTACTGACGCGACTCCGTCACGCGGCGCACCAGCCCGGGCAGCTCGTACGTGCCGGGGCAGCGGTACACGTCCACGTCCGCGTCGGCCACGCCGTGGCGCACCAGCGTGTCCACGGCGCCCTTGGCCAGCTCCTCGGTGATGAAGCCATTGAAGCGGGCGACGCAGATGGCGAAGCGGCCCTTGGGGGGGAGGAAGTCACCTTCGATGTAGCGAGGCATGCGGGGCTTCCTACACCACCCGCGCCCCCGCCGTCGCCTGCTACGGCGTGCCGAAGCCCGCCGCCCGGACGGCCGCCTCCGTCACCCCACCCCCGCCGCCCACCTGCCCGCGCTGGAGCGAGAACAGCCGGGCCACGTACTTCCCAATCGGGTCCGCCTCCAGGTTGACCCGGGCCCCCACCGCCTTGGCCCGCAAGGTGGTGCGCTCCTGCGTCTCCGGAATCAGCTGCACCCCGAAGCGGTCCGCGCCCACGCTGTTGACCGTCAGACTGATGCCGTCGATGGCCACCGAGCCCTTCTCGATGAAGTACGGCGCCAGGGACTCGGGCAGGCCGAACACCATCACCCACGAGCCGCCTTCCGGGTAGGTCTCCAGCACCGAGCTGACCTGGTCCACGTGCCCGGAGACCAGGTGCCCGCCCAGCCGGTCCCCCAGCGCCAGCGCCCGCTCCAGGTTGACCCTGTCCCCGGGCCGCACCCCGTCCAGCGTGGTGCGCCTGAGGGACTCGGGCGCCACCTGCACCCGGAAGGTGTCCCCCGCCAGCTCCACCACCGTGAGGCACGCGCCATCCACGGCGATCGACTCACCCAGCGCGAAGCCCGAGGCCCCCAGCGCCGTGCGAATCCACAAGTCCGTCATCCCACCCGGAATGACGCGCTCCACCCTGCCGATGTCCTGAATGAGCCCGGTGAACATGATGCCCAGGCTTATAACGAACGGCCCTCCGGGTCGCCCCCGTCCGGCGCGCCGATGTGTCCGTCATTCACCGACACCATGGCCCCGCTCATGGGCGCCTGAAGTGCCTAGAGCAGCGCCTGGAGCAGGATGTCCGGGCCGTGCTGCTCGAAGGTGAGGTCCTTCACCGCGAGCGCCTGGGCCATCTCCTTCACGCCCAAGTCACCGGCCCACGACATGCCCTCGCGACCGAGCAGCTTGGGCGCCAGGAACAGCGCCAGCTCGTCCGCCAGCTTCTCGCGCAGGAAGGAGCCGTACATCTCCGAGCCGCCCTCCACGAGCACGTGGTTGTGGCCGGAGCGGGCCAGCTTGCGCAAGAGCGCCTTCAGGTCCACCCGGTCCGCCTTGGGGCGCACCTGCCACACCTCCACGCCCTGGGCGAGGAAGCGCCGGGCCTTGCGGCCCTCGGGGTCCTCCAGCGTCGCGATGATGGTGCGCGCGGAGCTCTTCTGGTTGAAGACGGTGTAGCGCGGCGACAGGCGCAGCCGGCTGTCCACCACCACGCGCAGCGCGTCCTTGCCCTGGCCACCGGGCAGCCGCGTGGTGAGCTTGGGGTCGTCGTGGCGCACGGTGTTGGCGCCCACCAGGATGACGTCCACGGAGTCGCGCAGCCGGTGCACCCACTCGCGCGCCTTCTCGCCCGTCACCCAGCGCGAGTCCCCCGTGGCCGTGGCCAGCTTGCCGTCCAGCGTGGCCGCGGCCTTCAGCGTCACCCAGGGCAGGCCCGTGCGCAGCTGCTTGAAGAAGGGCCGGTTGAGCTTGTCCGCCTCCGCCTGGAGCACGCCGGTGACGACCTTCACGCCCGCGCGGCGCATGCGCGCCACGCCCTTGCCGCTCACCTTGGGGTTGGGGTCCGCCGAGCCGCAGAAGACGCGGCGCACGCCCGCCTCGATGATGGCCAGGCTGCACGGCGGCGTGCGGCCATAGTGGTCGCACGGCTCCAGCGTGGAGTAGAGGTCCGCGCCCCGCGCCTTGGCGCCCGCGGCCTCCAGCGCCACCACCTCCGCGTGCGCCGTGCCCGCCTTCTTGTGGTAGCCGCGCGCGATGATTCGGCCGCCCTTGACCAGCACCGCGCCCACCACGGGGTTGGGGCTGGTGCGGCCCAGGCCCTTGGCGGCCTCCTCCAGGGCGATGCGCATGAAGAACTCGGCCACCGCGCGGTCGAAGTCCGCCGCCCGCTTCGCCCGGGGCGCCCTCGTGGCTTCGAGCTTTGCCCGCGTGAGCAGCCTCATCCGTTCTCCTTCAACTCCCCTGGCCCGGGAGGAGCGGCGGCTTCGACTTGCGCTCGCGCTCCTGGTCCTCGAGCAGGTCCTTCAGCTCATGCAGGAACTCGGAGATGTCGCGGAAGCTGCGGTACACGGAGGCGAAGCGCACGTAGGCCACCTCGTCCATCTGCTGCAGCCGGCGCATGACCTCCTCGCCGATGACGGACGAGTTGATCTCCTTCTCTCCCATGCCCTGCAAGAGCCGCTCGATGGCCACCACGGTCTCCTCCAGCTTGTCGGCGGAGACGGGGCGCTTCTCGCAGGCCTTCTTCAGGCCGCTGACGATCTTCTCGCGGTCGAACGCCTCCCGCCGGCCGTCCTTCTTCACGATGAGCGGGTAGAGCTCCTCCACCCGCTCGTACGTCGTGAAGCGGCGCTTGCAGGCCAGACACTCGCGGCGCCGCCGGATGACGGAGCCCTCGTGTGACTCTCTCGAGTCGATGACCTTGTTTTCGGCATCCTGGCAGAACGGGCAGCGCATGGAGGCGGGAGAGAATCTCCTGTCGGCGAACGAGCGGCGAGCTACTTCAGACGCGAGGCGTACAGCGGGAAGCTCTGGGCCAGCTCCTTCACCTGCCCGCGGATGCGCGCGAGCCCGGCGTCATCCTGGGCCGCGTCCAGCGCGGCGCCGATGAGCTTGCCCACCGTGGCCATCTGGGCCTCGCGCATGCCGCGCGTGGTGATGGCGGGCGTGCCCACCCGGACGCCGGAGGTCACCATCGGCTTCTCCGGGTCGAACGGAATCATGTTCTTGTTCACGGTGATGCCCGCCTTGTCGAGCACCGCCTCGGCCACCTTGCCCGTCAGGTTCTTGGGCCGCAGGTCCACCAGCATCAGGTGGTTGTCGGTGCCGCCGGACGTCAGCCGCAGGCCCGCGGACTTGAGCGCCTCCGCCAGCGCGCTCGCGTTGGCGACGATCTGCTTCTGGTACGCCTTGTACTCCGGCGTCAGCGCCTCGCGCAGGGCCACGGCCTTGCCGGCGATGACGTGCATCAGCGGGCCGCCCTGGATGCCGGGGAAGATCTGGCTGTTGATGGACTTCGCGTACGGCTCCTTGCCCATCACCAGGCCACCGCGCGGACCGCGCAGCGTCTTGTGCGTGGTGGTGGTGACGATGTCCGCGAAGGGCACGGGCGAGGGGTGCACGCCGGCGGCGACCAGGCCCGCGATGTGCGCCATGTCCACCATCATGGAGGCGCCCGCCTCGTCGGCGATCTCGCGGAACTTCGCGAAGTCGAGCGTGCGCGGGTAGGCGCTGGCGCCCACGACGATGACCTTCGGCTTGTGCTCCAGGGCCAGCTGCCGCACCTGGGCGAAGTCGATGGTCTCCGTCTCGCGCGTCAGGCCGTAGTGGACGACCTTGTAGAGCTTGCCGGAGAAGTTGAACGTGGCGCCGTGGGTGAGGTGGCCGCCGGAGTTCAGGTCCAGCGACAGCATGGTGTCACCGGGCTTCATGAGCGCCATGTACGCGCCCATGTTCGCCTGGCTGCCCGAGTGCGCCTGCACGTTGACGAAGTCCGCGCCGAACAGCTGCTTCGCGCGGTCGATGGCGAGGTTCTCCACCACGTCCACCACTTCGCAGCCGCCGTAGTAGCGCTTGCCGGGGTAGCCCTCCGCGTACTTGTTGGTGAGCACCGAGCCCACCGCCTCCATCACCGCGGGGCTGACGAAGTTCTCCGAGGCGATCAGCTCCAGGCCTTGCTCCTGGCGCTCGGTCTCATGACACACGGCCTGGGCAATCTCGGGGTCCACCTCGGCCAGAGTGCGGGTGTTCTCCATGGCTGATCTCCTCACGACGACGGGTACTGCGAAGGCCGCTAGCCCTGGGACTCGGCCTCGCGAATCTTCTGGACGCGGCGCTCGTGGCGACCGCCCTCGAACGCCGTGCCGAGGAACGCCTCCAGGATGGCCCGGCCCACGCCGGCCCCCACCACGCGCTGGCCCAGGCACAGCACGTTGGCGTCATTGTGGGCCCGCGCCATCCGGGCCTCGAACTCCGTGGTGCACAGGGCCGCTCGCACGCCCTTGTGCTTGTTGGCGACGATGCTCATGCCGATGCCGGTGCCACACACCAGCACGCCCAATGTGGCCTCGCCGGACGTCACCGCCTTCGCCACGCGCGCGGCGAAGTCCGGGTAGTCCACCGAGTCCCGGGCGAAGGGACCCACGTCCTCGTGGGCCACCTTCTTCTCCTGGAGCGCCGCCACCAATTCCTGGCGGAGCTCCAGGCCCGCGTGGTCCGAAGCGAGAATGACTTTCACGCGGGTCTCCTCGCTCCCGTTACTGGAAGCGCTTGAACAGCAGCACCGCGTTGGTGCCGCCGAAACCGAACGAGTTGCTCATCACCGCGTCCACCCGGAGCTCGCGCGCCTGGTTGGGCACGTAGTCCAGGTCGCACTCGGGGTCGGGCGTCGTCTGGTTGATGGTGGGAGGCAGGATGTTGCGCGACAAGGCCAGCGCGCTCACCACGCCCTCATAGCCGCCCGCCGCGCCGAGCATGTGGCCCGTCATGGACTTGGTCGACGACACCGCCACCTTGCGGGCGTGGTCGCCGAACACCGCCTTGATGGCCTTGGTCTCGTTCGCGTCGTTGAAGGGCGTGGAGGTGCCGTGCGCGTTGATGTAGCCCACGTCCTCGGGGTTCATCCCCGCCGACTGGAGCGCCAGCCGCATGCAGCGCGCCGCGCCCTCGCCTTCCGGCGCCGGCTGCGTCACGTGGTACGCGTCCGAGTTGGCGCCGTAGCCCACCAGCTCCGCGAGGATCTTGGCGCCGCGCTTCTTGGCGGCCTCCATCTCCTCGAGCACCAGCATGCCCGCGCCCTCGCCCATGACGAACCCGTCCCGGTCCTTGTCGAACGGGCGGCTGGCCGCCGTCGGGTCGTCATTGCGCGTGGACAGCGCCTTCATCACCGAGAAGCCGCCCAGCCCCAACGGGGTGATGGCCGCCTCGGCGCCTCCGGCGATGGCCGCGTCCGTCTCGCCCAGCTTGATGGACTTCCAGGCCTCGCCGATGGCGTGGGCGCTGGTGGCGCAGGCGGACACCGGAGCCCAGTTGGGCCCCTTGCAGTTGTAGCGCATGGAGATGAGGCCCGGCGCCATGTTGACGATCATCTGGATGATGAAGAAGGGCGACAGCCGGTCGAACCCCTTCTCCAGGCCCTTGCGGTGCTGCTCCTCCAAGGAGGAGATGCCGCCGATGCCCGAGCCCACGATGACGCCCACCCGCTCCGGCACATAGCCGTGCGGCACGTCCGGGCCCACCGGCAGCCCAGACTCCTCCACCGCCATCGCCGCGGCGGCCATGGCGTACTGCGCGTAGAGGTCCATGCGGCGCACCTCGCGCCTGTCGATGAACTTCTCCGGCTCGAAGTCCCTCACCTCGCCGGCGATTCGCGTGTCGATCTTCTTGGGGTCGAAGCGGGTGACGAGGGAAATGCCTGAAGTGCCAGCAAGCAGCGCCTGCCAGTTCTTCTCGGTTCCTGTGCCCAGTGCCGAGATGAGCCCGGTACCGGTGATGACGACTCGACGGTGTGACACGGTCCTCTCCGGTGGCGCCTGAGACGCCGGGGACGCCGCGCTTCAACGCGGCGTCACCCCGCCCCCCGGCACACAGTGTGCTGTCTACTTCTTGTGGTCGGTGACGTACTTGATGGCGTCGCCAACGGTCTTGATGTTCTCGGCCTCCTCGTCGGGGATTTCGACCTCGAACTCCTCCTCCATCGCCATCACGAGCTCCACGATGTCGAGGCTGTCGGCGCCAAGGTCCTCGATGAAGGACGACTCGGGCTTGATCTCGTCCTCTCCCACGCCGAGCTGGTCGGCGATGATGTTCTTGACCTTGGCCTCAATAGGTGACGTCGACATAATGCTGAACCCTCCAGGAACCAGATGTAGGCCCGGAAGGCTTCCCGAGCCCTGTCGAAAGCCGGCGCGGTATATCCCACGCCCGCTGGCAATCCAACCTTGGGTTACATGTACATGCCGCCGTTGACCTTGAGGACCTCGCCGGTGATGTAGGAGGAAGCGTCACCCGAGAGGAAGAGGACGGCCTGGGCCACCTCCTCCGGGTTGCCCAGCCTCCCCAGCGGGATGCCCTCCACCATCTTCTGGCGCAGCTCGTCGTTCAGATGGGCCGTCATGTCCGTGCTGATGAACCCGGGGGATACGGCGTTGACCCGGATGCCCCGGCTGGAAAGCTCCTTGGCCACCGTCTTCGTCAGGCCCACGAGGCCCGCCTTGGCCGCCGAGTAGGCCGACTGGCCGGGGTTGCCCATGTCGCCCACGACGGAGGTGACGTTCACGATGGCACCCGAGCGCTGCTTCATCATGGGCCGGCTGGCGGCCCGGATGAGGGCGAAGGGGCCGCGCAGGTTGGCGTCGATCTGCTTGTCCCAGTCGTCGTCCTTCACCCGCATGACCAGGCCGTCCACGGCCATGCCCGCGTTGTTGACGAGCACGTCCAGCCGGCCGTGGCTCTTGACGATGCCCTCGATGGCGGCCGCGCACGCGGCGGTGTCCGACACATCGAAGCGCAGCGACTCCGCCTTGGCGCCGGCGGCGGTGAGCAGACCCACCGTCTCCTGGGCCGCGGCCTCGTTGCCCGCGTAGCTGATGATGACCGTGGAGGCGCCCGCCTTCGCGAACGCCACCGCGCACGCCCGGCCAATGCCGCGCGAGCCACCCGTCACCAACACCACCTTGTCCTTGAAGCTCATGCGCTCACCCCAGCGCCGCGAGCACCTTCTCCAGGCTCGCGGCGTCCTCGACGTTGAAGGTTTCGATGTCCTTGGTGATGCGCTTGACCAGGCCGCACAGCACCTTGCCCGGCCCCAGCTCCACCACGCGCGTGACGCCCTCGGCCTTGAGCGCCTCCACGCATTCAATCCAGCGCACCGGCGCGCTCACCTGCTCGAGCAGCAGCGGCACCACGCGGGAGGCGTCCTGGTTGGGCCGCGCCTCCACGTTCGTCACCACCGGCACCGACGGCGCCGACAGCTTCACGCCGCCCAGCACCGCCGCGAGCCGGGGCTTCACCGGCTCCATCAGCGCGCAGTGGAAGGGCGCGGACACCGGCAGCGGCATCACCCGCTTGGCGCCGGCCTCCTTGCACTTGACGCCCGCGCGCTCCACCGCCGCCACGTCGCCGGCAATCACCGTCTGCTCGGGCGAGTTGTAGTTGGCCGGCGACACCACCTGGCCTTCCGCCGCCGCGTCACACGCCGCCTTCACCTTGGCCGGCTCCAGCCCCAGCACCGCCGCCATGGCGCCCACGCCCGCGGGCACCGCCTCCTGCATGAAGCCGCCGCGCGCGCGCACGGCCCGGGCCGCGTCGCCCAGCGACATGGCGCCCACGGCGACCAGCGCGGAGTACTCGCCCAGCGAGTGGCCGGCCACGAAGGCCGCCTGGGGGCCGCGCCGGGAGAACACCGCGTGCGCCGCCACCGACACCGTCAGGATGGCCGGCTGGGTGTTGGCCGTGAGCTTCAGCGCGTCTTCTGGTCCCTCGAAGCAGAGCTTGGAGAGCGACTCTCCGAGCGCGTCGTCCGCGGCCTCGAAGATGGCGCGGGCCTCGGGGAACTTCTCGAAGAGGTCCTTGCCCATCCCGACGGCCTGGCTGCCCTGCCCGGGAAACACGAATGCGACCTTCGCCATGTGCGGTCTCTGCCTCCTGATACGTCCAAATCCGTCCTGTGACATCGGGCGCCTTCGCGCCGACATCCCCCGGGCCACGGCCTTTGGCCGGGAATCACTCACCCGACCTCGCGGGTCGCGGGGCGCGTCCTGTCTCCAGCCGGTCCTGACGTCACCTCGAGGAGACTCGTCGCAGCCCAATGCCCAGGCGTCCGCTCTCTAATCGGAAACCGATTGCTCTGTCCCCTTTTTTCCCCTCGGGTGGGCAGGCAGCCAGGACGCGGCGCGGGCGATGCAACGCGTCAACTCCTCCTGCAGTCCGGCCTGGGCGGTGGCCAGCGCGGCGACCAGCGCGTTGTGGATGGCGCGCGGGGACGAGCGACCATGCGCCACGATGCCCACCCCGTGCAGGCCCAGGAGGGGCGCCCCGCCATACTCGGCGTAATCCACCATCTTGCGCAGGCCGGCCAGGGCGGGCTGGAGCAGCATCGCGCCCAGCTTCTCGGACAAGCCGCCCCGCTTCTCGATGGCCTGACGCAACAGTCCGATGACGCCCATGCCCACGCCCTCGGATGTCTTGAGGACGACATTCCCGGTGAA
Encoded proteins:
- the ribH gene encoding 6,7-dimethyl-8-ribityllumazine synthase, producing MPRYIEGDFLPPKGRFAICVARFNGFITEELAKGAVDTLVRHGVADADVDVYRCPGTYELPGLVRRVTESRQYVGVIALGAVIRGGTPHFDYVAGECAKGIGAVAFNAAAANPATSVTFGVLTTDTVEQAIDRAGVKAGNKGAEATLACIEMVNLYARIPALDARKG
- the fabF gene encoding beta-ketoacyl-ACP synthase II; amino-acid sequence: MSHRRVVITGTGLISALGTGTEKNWQALLAGTSGISLVTRFDPKKIDTRIAGEVRDFEPEKFIDRREVRRMDLYAQYAMAAAAMAVEESGLPVGPDVPHGYVPERVGVIVGSGIGGISSLEEQHRKGLEKGFDRLSPFFIIQMIVNMAPGLISMRYNCKGPNWAPVSACATSAHAIGEAWKSIKLGETDAAIAGGAEAAITPLGLGGFSVMKALSTRNDDPTAASRPFDKDRDGFVMGEGAGMLVLEEMEAAKKRGAKILAELVGYGANSDAYHVTQPAPEGEGAARCMRLALQSAGMNPEDVGYINAHGTSTPFNDANETKAIKAVFGDHARKVAVSSTKSMTGHMLGAAGGYEGVVSALALSRNILPPTINQTTPDPECDLDYVPNQARELRVDAVMSNSFGFGGTNAVLLFKRFQ
- a CDS encoding serine hydroxymethyltransferase, which translates into the protein MENTRTLAEVDPEIAQAVCHETERQEQGLELIASENFVSPAVMEAVGSVLTNKYAEGYPGKRYYGGCEVVDVVENLAIDRAKQLFGADFVNVQAHSGSQANMGAYMALMKPGDTMLSLDLNSGGHLTHGATFNFSGKLYKVVHYGLTRETETIDFAQVRQLALEHKPKVIVVGASAYPRTLDFAKFREIADEAGASMMVDMAHIAGLVAAGVHPSPVPFADIVTTTTHKTLRGPRGGLVMGKEPYAKSINSQIFPGIQGGPLMHVIAGKAVALREALTPEYKAYQKQIVANASALAEALKSAGLRLTSGGTDNHLMLVDLRPKNLTGKVAEAVLDKAGITVNKNMIPFDPEKPMVTSGVRVGTPAITTRGMREAQMATVGKLIGAALDAAQDDAGLARIRGQVKELAQSFPLYASRLK
- the fabD gene encoding ACP S-malonyltransferase, whose amino-acid sequence is MAKVAFVFPGQGSQAVGMGKDLFEKFPEARAIFEAADDALGESLSKLCFEGPEDALKLTANTQPAILTVSVAAHAVFSRRGPQAAFVAGHSLGEYSALVAVGAMSLGDAARAVRARGGFMQEAVPAGVGAMAAVLGLEPAKVKAACDAAAEGQVVSPANYNSPEQTVIAGDVAAVERAGVKCKEAGAKRVMPLPVSAPFHCALMEPVKPRLAAVLGGVKLSAPSVPVVTNVEARPNQDASRVVPLLLEQVSAPVRWIECVEALKAEGVTRVVELGPGKVLCGLVKRITKDIETFNVEDAASLEKVLAALG
- a CDS encoding M17 family peptidase N-terminal domain-containing protein gives rise to the protein MSQTTTHDIGMEGLDSLTGVDALCLFVAEDDRPLPATAGYVDWRLCGVLSRVLKGGFFSGVKDDWLLLPADGKLEVPRIFVVGLGARKALDAQGLHEALAEAGKVLSRAKVASVALEIPGGGSLDDAARAEAFQKGFLPAFKGGRVALLTDKGLVRLLPGRKG
- the fabG gene encoding 3-oxoacyl-[acyl-carrier-protein] reductase, which translates into the protein MSFKDKVVLVTGGSRGIGRACAVAFAKAGASTVIISYAGNEAAAQETVGLLTAAGAKAESLRFDVSDTAACAAAIEGIVKSHGRLDVLVNNAGMAVDGLVMRVKDDDWDKQIDANLRGPFALIRAASRPMMKQRSGAIVNVTSVVGDMGNPGQSAYSAAKAGLVGLTKTVAKELSSRGIRVNAVSPGFISTDMTAHLNDELRQKMVEGIPLGRLGNPEEVAQAVLFLSGDASSYITGEVLKVNGGMYM
- a CDS encoding response regulator, producing MRVKVLIVEDSKASREYIASTVEAVDGIEAVVTSSGFEALKLLPRHRFDLIITDINMPDINGLELINFVKKNPNYRDVPLFIITTEGREQDRERGMALGAAEYLVKPFQPGSLEGLLRRYLKLP
- the nusB gene encoding transcription antitermination factor NusB — encoded protein: MGARRTGRERALQALYQLEMTPGTSVYEALESAWTASAEAEEPKRDPDAVKFARELVDGVQGHRAEIDRLIESHSHNWRLDRMSRIDRNVLRVGIFELKYRPDIPRKVTINEAVELGKNFGTEESSAFVNGLLDRVAVALKKD
- the ribD gene encoding bifunctional diaminohydroxyphosphoribosylaminopyrimidine deaminase/5-amino-6-(5-phosphoribosylamino)uracil reductase RibD: MRLLTRAKLEATRAPRAKRAADFDRAVAEFFMRIALEEAAKGLGRTSPNPVVGAVLVKGGRIIARGYHKKAGTAHAEVVALEAAGAKARGADLYSTLEPCDHYGRTPPCSLAIIEAGVRRVFCGSADPNPKVSGKGVARMRRAGVKVVTGVLQAEADKLNRPFFKQLRTGLPWVTLKAAATLDGKLATATGDSRWVTGEKAREWVHRLRDSVDVILVGANTVRHDDPKLTTRLPGGQGKDALRVVVDSRLRLSPRYTVFNQKSSARTIIATLEDPEGRKARRFLAQGVEVWQVRPKADRVDLKALLRKLARSGHNHVLVEGGSEMYGSFLREKLADELALFLAPKLLGREGMSWAGDLGVKEMAQALAVKDLTFEQHGPDILLQALL
- a CDS encoding riboflavin synthase, with product MFTGLIQDIGRVERVIPGGMTDLWIRTALGASGFALGESIAVDGACLTVVELAGDTFRVQVAPESLRRTTLDGVRPGDRVNLERALALGDRLGGHLVSGHVDQVSSVLETYPEGGSWVMVFGLPESLAPYFIEKGSVAIDGISLTVNSVGADRFGVQLIPETQERTTLRAKAVGARVNLEADPIGKYVARLFSLQRGQVGGGGGVTEAAVRAAGFGTP
- the rpiB gene encoding ribose 5-phosphate isomerase B produces the protein MKVILASDHAGLELRQELVAALQEKKVAHEDVGPFARDSVDYPDFAARVAKAVTSGEATLGVLVCGTGIGMSIVANKHKGVRAALCTTEFEARMARAHNDANVLCLGQRVVGAGVGRAILEAFLGTAFEGGRHERRVQKIREAESQG
- the acpP gene encoding acyl carrier protein, which codes for MSTSPIEAKVKNIIADQLGVGEDEIKPESSFIEDLGADSLDIVELVMAMEEEFEVEIPDEEAENIKTVGDAIKYVTDHKK
- the nrdR gene encoding transcriptional regulator NrdR, giving the protein MRCPFCQDAENKVIDSRESHEGSVIRRRRECLACKRRFTTYERVEELYPLIVKKDGRREAFDREKIVSGLKKACEKRPVSADKLEETVVAIERLLQGMGEKEINSSVIGEEVMRRLQQMDEVAYVRFASVYRSFRDISEFLHELKDLLEDQERERKSKPPLLPGQGS